Genomic segment of Phormidium ambiguum IAM M-71:
TCGTCCCCAAACGTAATAATGGCGAAGAAATTGTTACCCAAAAAACTGATTTAATTAAAATCAAAGCATATCAATCACCAATTCAAATCGATTCATTTAAAATTAACGGTTTAGATGCTTTACCGAAATACATTCTTAAATTAGAACCAAATCAGCCAGAGAAGAATTTAAATATTGCTTGGAAAGTTACCGGAGATAAAAATACAAAAGTAGAATTATTACCTGCACCGGGAAATGTTCCTTTAGCAGGGATGATTTTCTACCCTTTGAGCCAACAAACAGGCACGGAAAATATTATTCTTCGCGTGACAAGTGCATCAGGTCAACAGATAAGCCGTTCTATTACTGTGGAAAAAGTAGCGCCATTTCCTAATCCATCTACTTCCGAAAAATTGCGCGTACCACCTCCTCCCACCCTACAACAACCATCATCTTTAAACCGAACACCACTAAATAGTAATCAATCCCCCACTTCCAACCCTAACCAAATTCCAAAACCGACAAATCAATCGCGTCAATCTCCCAAATCTTCAACTAATAATCGCTTTCCTGAAGCCAGAGAAACAGGTTCTCCTTCTGGAATTCCTAGAGTATTAATGCCACCCCAAAGTAACAATAATATTGCCCCGGAAGTTACACCATCGCTACCGCCACCGCTACCACCACCACCCCTTTTAAATCCTCATATATCTGGGGAAATGCCGATAGTAAAACCAACTCCCATTTTGCCAAAACCTCCTAATCCAGAAGAAGTACCACCACAATTTGATTGAAATATGAAACAACTTTGGTTATGTTTAATCTCAATTAGTGTCTTTTTGGCTAGCAATGCGCCACTTCTACAGGCGCAATCTGCATCTGTGAAAAATTCGGGTGAATCTGTGCCAGTCAATGCTGATTTTAATTATTATTTAAATTTGTGTAATTTGTTGATTAATCAGCAAAAATATGCAGAGGCTTTAGCAATTTGCGATCGCACCATAAATATGAAAAAAAAGGATGCCGTTTTATGGGCGATGCGAAGCGAAATTTTATTTAATTTAGAACGACATGAAGAAGCGATCGCATCAGCATTAGCAGCTTTACAACTACGGAAAAATTTTTCTTTCGCCTTGCTACAACAATGTCGATCGGAATCAGCATTAGGCAACTACGAAAAAGCGATCGCCACCTGCGAAAAAGCTTTACAAATTAACAAAGATTGGGGCAAATTATCTCCGGCTGTCGCTTGGTACAATAAAGCATTAGCACTGGAACTGAGCAAACAATTTACCCCAGCATTAGCCGCTTATGAACAAGCATTAAAATTACAGCCTAATTATTCCCTTGCTTTAGCTAGCCAATGTCGAGTACTTTCGACAACAGCAGAATACAATTTAGCAATTTCCACTTGTAATAAAGCCTTGGAAATTAATCAAAATTGGGAAAATAGTTCTTCCGCCCAAGTTTGGTATTTGCTAGGTTTAAACTTCCAACGCTGGGGAAAATACGAAATCGTTCGATCGAGTTGTCCTCCGCCGTCAAATGTCTCAGCAGAAATTGCCACAATTCAAACTAATGAATGTATCAAAAAAATTCGCCTAGACAGATTACAATCAGCAATTGATGCTTATGAAAAAGCAGTAGCCCTTAATCCCAAAGATGCAAAAGCTTGGACACAACAAGCAGCATTATTAACTGAATTAAACCGATATACGCAAAGCAAAATTGCCTTAGAAGCAGCACTAAAACTTAGTCCTAATTACTCTTTTGCATTAGCTACGCAATGCGCTACTTTGAACAAATTAGGTAATTATCAAGCCGCACTCGCTGCTTGTGACAGTGCTTTGCAAGGCGACGGTAGATGGGATGAAAATGGTTTAGCTTACCCTTTAGTACAGCGATCGCAAGCACTTTCTGGATTAGGACAACATGAAGAAGCCTTAGCTACAGTAGAACGAGCATTAAGTCTTGAATCCGATTTGATCCAAGCTTGGAATACCCAAAGCGTAATCTTTTGGCAGATGCAAAAATATCCAGAAGCATTACAAGCAAACGATCGCCTTTTAAAAATCGCACCCAACTTTTTTTCCGCTTGGTTTAATCGCGGCGGCATTTTGCGCGCCATGAAACAGAATGAAAGCGCAGTGCAAGCTTACGATCGCGCCCTGGCTAGCGATATTACCTTAGTATCAGCAAATACCCTAGCAGATGTTTGGGTCAACCGCAGCACTGCCTTATGGGATTTAGGAAAATACGAAGAGGCAATCAATTCCACAACTGCTGCTATTGGTCTTAATCCAAATTCTGTCATTGCTTGGTTTAATCGTGGTGTACTATTAGACACTTTAAAACGTTACCCAGAAGCAGCGATCGCTTATGAAAAAGCTGCCCTTCTCGATCCAAAACAAGATCAAATTTGGTTTGCTTTGGGAGTAGTATTATTACGTCTAAATCGGAACCAGGATGCTTTAATAGCTTTTGAAGAAGCCTTAAAAATTAATCCAAACAATGCAAGTGCAAAACAGAATCGAGATTCATTACTTTAGCTATTAACTGGAAAACACCAATCGTCGGGCAGTACCATCATCAACAAATCCCTGTTCCCCAACCCCAACTAACTCCACGATAACTTCACGAATTGTCGGAGAAAAGCCGCCTTCTCGTTTGTCGATCGTAACCACAGTTTCTTGCCCTTCGCAACAAACGCGATAACTTGTTGTGCAAAAAGCTCCAGTTTTGTACTCAAAAGTCTGCCCATCATCCTCATAAAGCGTAAACTCACCCGTACCTTTCCAGATTCGCACTCTTAAAAGGTCTAAAGGACGTTCATCTACATATTGCATAACTGACTGCATCGGAATAATCGAGCCAGCACGAACATACAACGGCATCTTCTCCAGCGGCGCATCAGCCAGAATATAGGTAGAACCATCAAACGCCTCACCACTCCACCAATCATACCAACGACCTTCCGGTAAATACACAGCCCGACAGTCAACACCAGGGCGGTAAATAGGGGCGGCGAGTAAAGATGGGCCGAGCATAACTTGGTCAGCCAGGGTATAAGTCTTCGGATCGTTAGGAAAATGGTAGAGCAGCGGGCGCAAAATCGGTGCCCCAGTTGTTGCCGCATTCCAAAACAGAGTGTAAATATAGGGCAACAATCGGTAACGCAGTTCGATGTACTCGCGGCAAATTTTCTCTACGCGATCGCCAAAAGTCCAAGGCTCATGTTGGGCTGTCGTCAGTGCCGAATGTCCCCGCATCAACGGATACAGCATACCTAACTGCATCCAACGAGCAAATAATTCAGCCGTAGCATTACCCGCAAATCCCCCAACATCTGACCCGACAAACGCCACACCAGACAACCCTAAATTACAGAGCATCGGAATCGACATTTCCAAATGTTCCCAAAGAGACTGATTATCTCCCGTCCACACAGCCGACCAGCGTTGAATACCAGCATAGCCAGAGCGTGTCAAAATGAAAGAACGCTCCTGCGGACGGGACTTTTCCACCCCCCGATAAGATGCTTGTGCCATCATCAAGCCGTATAGATTGTGAGTTTCAGCGTGTGTAGTTATTTCATCGATCGGCCCCTGTGCAGCATCAAACGGAAAGGAAATCTTATTCCCATCATCGCCAAATGGACGATCATCCAAAGCAGGTTCATTCATATCATTCCAGATCCCTGCAACACCAATATCGGTTAAGCTGCTTTGCCAACCACCCCACCACTCCCGCACTTCCGGGCGCATGAAATCAGGAAACACAGCTTTCTCCGGCCAAACATAGCCATGAAACAGTTGACCGTTAGCTTTGCGAATAAAGTAGTCTTTTTTGAGTCCTTCCTCGAAAACTTGATAATCAGCTTCTGGCTCATACTTAACACCCGGATCGCAAATCGTGACTACGTGGAAACCATTCTGTTGAAGACCTTGGATTAATGCTTTAGGGTGAGCAAATCGCTTCGGATTCCAGGTGAAGTTTCGATACCCATTCATATAGTCAATATCCAGATGAATCACATCACAGGGAATGCGACGCTGGCGAAATTCTTGCGCTAATCGATCGACAATCTCTTGTGATTCATAACTCCAGCGACATTGATGATAACCAAGCGACCATTGAGGCGGCATCGGCATCCGTCCGGTTAGCTGGGTATAAGTATTGATAATTTCTGCGGGTTCGGGGCCGTAGATAATGTAATAATCTAGTTCACTTGCTTGTGTCTCCATCCGCCAAACACCCGCTTGCTGTGCGCCCAAATCGAAGCGACTCCAATATGTACTATTGAAGAAAATTCCATACCCGACTTCTGGGCGCAAGGCAATGAAAAAGGGAATGGCATGATACATACTATCTGTGAGAATACTGTAATCAACCGCATCGGTTGTCCAGTTTGTTCTCACTTTTGATAATTGATCGAGTAACCCAGTGGGTTCACCAAAGCCATAGAAATGTTCATCCGCTTCAATCTGTTTCCACCCAGCCGTTAGACCAGTCCGCCAACCCATTCCGGGATCTGCGTCTTGAGCAAACGGTTTTCCAGCGGTGTCGAAACATTTAATCCGGCAGGGGTTACGCTCAACGAGGATGCGAAGTTTTTCGGTTTCGATCTCTATTGCATCTGCTGTTTCTCGTACCTCAAAAGGTATGGTAGGCCACTCTTCGTCAGCTTGGGCGACTGCCCACGATCGCCTGGGGAGAAATTTTCCTGTCGGGTTCATTCTGACTCGAATTAAGTTAGGGGCTAGCACGCAAATACTTAGACAGGCACCACCACAGTCGAAGAGTATGTAGCGTCCATCTTGTTTTATTGCTTGTACTGCCCCAAGAATTGACCAAGATGGTTCTGTTGTATGCAGTTGCCCGAAGTACTGTGGCATAATCCCTAACTCAAAATTAACGTGAATTTGGCGATACCGTCGCCCTCTGAGATTCACGCAATCTACCGTCAAAAAGCCTCTATCTCTGGGTATATTGATTAATATTGAGAATTTCTGATGCACCCTACTAATTGGTATGAGTTGCGTAAATCCAGGGTTTAATTAAGACTTGTGGGAAATCACTTCAATATTATTAAGGAGAACTTTGTCTGGTTGAAATAGCATCCATATCAAAATCACGATCCAACTTCTAGAACTTAACTTGGAAATAAAAGAAGTCACGTCAGAGTTTACAATCAAATGTAATTGTGAAGTCAGAATCATTATTGGCAATCCAACAGCAATAATCAACATCAATCTTATTGACTTATGAATTCCAAATGAAAGAGTAGATATTGCCGGATTTTGTGGATTGTATCGAACTTTTACTGATTGAACATATTCTAATTTATGGAAAATGTTTTGATGTTTTCTCATGTTATTACTATACAAATCATAGCCAAAAGCTAATCGGGAACTGGTATATGTTTGACCCATAACAGAATAGCGATACTCAACTTCTACCTTATAAGTTCCGCCATCACCACCTGAGTTTTCCCGAAGAGATAATTTGGTAATCGTACCTATTGCAGAAGGCCAATTAGATGCTTCCATTGATTTTTTAGCAGATCTTAAACTATACCAAAGTAAAGCAACCTCAAGTGCGATTAAGATGCACGAAACAAATAATTGACCCAATAGTTGATCCATAAAAGCTTAACCAAATCGATGAGTGTATGGAAATTCGATCGTACTATTCATTTTTGAGAA
This window contains:
- a CDS encoding tetratricopeptide repeat protein yields the protein MKQLWLCLISISVFLASNAPLLQAQSASVKNSGESVPVNADFNYYLNLCNLLINQQKYAEALAICDRTINMKKKDAVLWAMRSEILFNLERHEEAIASALAALQLRKNFSFALLQQCRSESALGNYEKAIATCEKALQINKDWGKLSPAVAWYNKALALELSKQFTPALAAYEQALKLQPNYSLALASQCRVLSTTAEYNLAISTCNKALEINQNWENSSSAQVWYLLGLNFQRWGKYEIVRSSCPPPSNVSAEIATIQTNECIKKIRLDRLQSAIDAYEKAVALNPKDAKAWTQQAALLTELNRYTQSKIALEAALKLSPNYSFALATQCATLNKLGNYQAALAACDSALQGDGRWDENGLAYPLVQRSQALSGLGQHEEALATVERALSLESDLIQAWNTQSVIFWQMQKYPEALQANDRLLKIAPNFFSAWFNRGGILRAMKQNESAVQAYDRALASDITLVSANTLADVWVNRSTALWDLGKYEEAINSTTAAIGLNPNSVIAWFNRGVLLDTLKRYPEAAIAYEKAALLDPKQDQIWFALGVVLLRLNRNQDALIAFEEALKINPNNASAKQNRDSLL
- a CDS encoding DUF3592 domain-containing protein, with the translated sequence MDQLLGQLFVSCILIALEVALLWYSLRSAKKSMEASNWPSAIGTITKLSLRENSGGDGGTYKVEVEYRYSVMGQTYTSSRLAFGYDLYSNNMRKHQNIFHKLEYVQSVKVRYNPQNPAISTLSFGIHKSIRLMLIIAVGLPIMILTSQLHLIVNSDVTSFISKLSSRSWIVILIWMLFQPDKVLLNNIEVISHKS